Proteins encoded within one genomic window of Sphingomonas cannabina:
- the flhA gene encoding flagellar biosynthesis protein FlhA: MATLPFLPARAAPMAKSFALPMAMLTLVALMVVPIPAALLDVFFVTNIMISLAVLMVALNAQKPLDFSAFPTVLLFATLFRLGLNVASTRVVLVHGHEGEAAAGHVIESFGTFLIGGDYVVGLFVFAILIIINLMVVTKGAGRVSEVSARFTLDALPGKQMAIDADLNAGLITPDEARARRVEVATEADFYGAMDGSSKFVKGDAIAGLLILAVNIVGGLILGTLSHGLGVKEAAQTYVLLAIGDALVAQLPSLMLSIAAAAIVTRVTSTDDLAGQIGSQFSSHKTWTPVAAILAILGVIPGMPHFVILPAAAAAGFAAWRLKKAAGRPTPVIEAAPEPQDLSKIGWDEVTDTMQVMLDIGYGLVPLVDERKGAPLMGRITGVRRQLSKELGFVVPQVRVRDDINLAPYTYRILVNGVIVGEDQASPDEMLALDTGQAVGTIPGKKVKDPTFGLDAIWIGQADADAATGAGYLVVDAGTVIATHLNQNLLAHASELLGPDEVQSLLDGLKERAAALVAALCPQPVPLTTLTLVLRGLLAEGIPLKEFRRIAAAIAVAAQRTADAEEVIELIRPELGGLIIQKLCGVREPLRVMTLEGQLEALLGQAVRSDPARRHTIEPDLGRRIVDAMQRAAQPLMAEAKPFALVVQPAIRIAMRKLVKSVLPDTPVMSFFEVPEDKAVEVVAVIGAPEALPA; this comes from the coding sequence ATGGCGACGCTTCCGTTCCTGCCGGCGCGCGCGGCGCCGATGGCCAAGAGCTTCGCGCTGCCGATGGCGATGCTGACGCTGGTCGCGCTGATGGTGGTGCCGATCCCGGCGGCGCTGCTCGACGTGTTCTTCGTCACCAACATCATGATCAGCCTCGCGGTGCTGATGGTCGCCCTCAACGCGCAGAAGCCGCTCGACTTCTCCGCCTTCCCGACCGTCCTCCTGTTCGCGACGCTGTTCCGGCTCGGCCTCAACGTCGCCTCGACCCGCGTCGTGCTGGTCCATGGCCACGAGGGCGAGGCCGCCGCGGGCCATGTCATCGAATCCTTCGGCACCTTCCTGATCGGCGGCGATTATGTCGTCGGCCTGTTCGTGTTCGCGATCCTGATCATCATCAACCTGATGGTGGTGACCAAAGGCGCCGGCCGCGTCTCCGAAGTCTCCGCGCGCTTCACCCTGGATGCCCTTCCCGGCAAGCAGATGGCGATCGACGCCGATCTCAACGCCGGCCTCATCACTCCTGACGAAGCGCGCGCGCGCCGGGTCGAGGTCGCGACCGAGGCCGACTTCTACGGCGCGATGGACGGTTCGTCGAAGTTCGTGAAGGGCGACGCCATCGCCGGCCTGCTGATCCTCGCGGTCAACATCGTCGGCGGCCTGATCCTCGGCACGCTGAGCCACGGGCTCGGCGTCAAGGAAGCGGCGCAAACCTACGTCCTGCTCGCGATCGGCGACGCGCTGGTGGCCCAGCTCCCGTCGCTGATGCTGTCGATCGCCGCCGCGGCGATCGTGACCCGCGTCACCTCGACCGACGACCTGGCCGGCCAGATCGGCAGCCAGTTCAGCAGCCACAAGACCTGGACGCCGGTCGCGGCGATCCTCGCCATCCTCGGCGTGATCCCGGGGATGCCGCACTTCGTGATCCTACCCGCCGCCGCCGCCGCCGGCTTCGCTGCCTGGCGGCTCAAGAAGGCCGCGGGTCGCCCCACTCCCGTCATCGAGGCCGCGCCCGAGCCGCAGGACCTCTCCAAGATCGGCTGGGACGAGGTCACCGACACGATGCAGGTGATGCTCGACATCGGCTATGGCCTGGTGCCGCTGGTCGACGAGCGCAAGGGCGCGCCGCTGATGGGGCGCATCACCGGGGTGCGGCGCCAGCTCTCCAAGGAACTGGGCTTCGTCGTGCCGCAGGTGCGCGTGCGCGACGACATCAACCTGGCGCCCTATACCTATCGTATCCTAGTCAACGGCGTGATCGTCGGCGAAGACCAGGCCTCGCCCGACGAGATGCTGGCGCTCGACACCGGCCAGGCGGTCGGCACCATCCCCGGCAAGAAGGTCAAGGACCCGACCTTCGGCCTCGACGCGATCTGGATCGGCCAGGCCGACGCCGACGCGGCGACCGGCGCGGGCTATCTGGTGGTCGACGCCGGCACGGTGATCGCGACCCATCTCAACCAGAATTTGCTCGCCCATGCCTCCGAGCTGCTCGGCCCGGACGAGGTCCAGTCGCTGCTCGACGGACTCAAGGAGCGCGCGGCTGCGCTGGTGGCGGCGCTGTGCCCGCAGCCGGTACCGCTCACCACGCTGACGCTGGTGCTGCGCGGGCTGCTGGCGGAGGGCATTCCGCTGAAGGAGTTCCGCCGCATCGCCGCCGCGATCGCCGTCGCCGCGCAGCGTACCGCCGACGCCGAGGAGGTGATCGAACTGATCCGGCCCGAATTGGGCGGCCTCATCATCCAGAAGCTGTGCGGCGTGCGCGAGCCCTTGCGCGTGATGACGCTCGAGGGCCAACTCGAGGCGCTGCTCGGCCAGGCGGTCCGTTCCGACCCTGCGCGCCGCCACACGATCGAGCCCGACCTCGGCCGCCGCATCGTCGACGCGATGCAGCGCGCGGCCCAGCCGCTGATGGCCGAGGCCAAGCCGTTCGCGCTGGTCGTCCAGCCCGCGATCCGCATCGCAATGCGCAAGCTGGTCAAGTCGGTGCTGCCCGACACGCCGGTGATGAGCTTCTTCGAGGTCCCCGAGGACAAGGCGGTCGAGGTCGTCGCCGTGATCGGCGCGCCGGAGGCGCTGCCGGCATGA
- a CDS encoding lytic transglycosylase domain-containing protein, whose translation MSIPSIQRLGGVQNAIAVASERTGIDFNYLLGQAQVESGLRPNARAGTSSATGLYQFIEQSWLGVVKQHGAEHGLGWAADSIRQTGSGRFVVSDPAARRAILDLRNDPAAASLMAAEHASDNKDALEASLGRAATGTDLYMAHFLGIGGAKKFLSAMDANSGRSAASLFPAAARANRNVFYTAEGRARSLGEVYQRFAAKLDKGAAAGGGTGLASDALDAGDPNVEVVLGTGAANGDRDWLASTLDRLKAAQPAAATGSLLRPNPQNARLAYLMLASLGG comes from the coding sequence ATGAGCATACCCTCGATCCAGCGCCTCGGCGGCGTCCAGAACGCGATCGCCGTCGCCAGCGAACGCACCGGCATCGACTTCAACTATCTGCTGGGCCAGGCCCAGGTCGAAAGCGGCCTGCGCCCGAATGCCCGCGCCGGCACCTCCAGCGCGACCGGACTCTACCAGTTCATCGAGCAGAGCTGGCTCGGCGTGGTCAAGCAGCATGGCGCCGAGCACGGCCTCGGCTGGGCGGCCGACAGCATCAGGCAGACCGGCAGCGGCCGCTTCGTCGTGAGCGACCCCGCCGCGCGGCGGGCGATCCTCGACCTGCGCAACGATCCCGCCGCCGCCTCGCTGATGGCGGCAGAGCACGCCAGTGACAACAAGGATGCGCTGGAGGCGAGCCTCGGCCGCGCGGCGACCGGGACCGACCTCTACATGGCTCATTTCCTCGGGATCGGCGGCGCGAAGAAGTTCCTGTCGGCGATGGACGCCAATTCCGGCCGCAGCGCGGCGTCGCTGTTCCCGGCGGCTGCCCGCGCGAACCGCAACGTTTTTTATACCGCTGAAGGCCGCGCGCGATCGCTCGGCGAGGTCTATCAGCGTTTCGCGGCCAAGCTCGACAAGGGCGCGGCGGCAGGCGGCGGCACCGGGCTCGCCTCGGATGCGCTCGATGCCGGCGATCCGAACGTCGAGGTGGTGCTCGGCACCGGCGCCGCCAACGGCGACCGCGATTGGCTGGCGAGCACCCTCGACCGGCTCAAGGCGGCCCAGCCCGCCGCCGCAACCGGCTCGCTGCTCCGGCCCAATCCTCAGAATGCGCGGCTCGCCTATCTGATGCTCGCGAGCCTGGGCGGCTAA
- a CDS encoding flagellar protein FlgN: MTRRDALVRVIEALHAEIAALKANDIDALEAATSAKLKSIDAVAAAREPSTPEIEELAREAHRLNETCRVYVNLMAANVRRRLQVLAGAPAQSYRPLGGAAIA; this comes from the coding sequence ATGACGCGTCGTGACGCGCTGGTTCGCGTGATCGAGGCGCTCCATGCCGAGATCGCCGCGCTCAAGGCCAACGACATCGACGCGCTCGAGGCGGCGACCAGCGCCAAGCTCAAAAGCATCGACGCGGTCGCCGCGGCTCGTGAGCCGTCGACCCCGGAGATCGAGGAGCTCGCGCGCGAGGCGCACCGGCTCAACGAGACCTGCCGCGTCTACGTCAACCTGATGGCGGCAAACGTTCGCCGCCGCCTGCAAGTTCTTGCCGGTGCCCCGGCGCAATCCTATCGGCCTCTGGGTGGGGCCGCCATCGCCTAA
- the flgM gene encoding flagellar biosynthesis anti-sigma factor FlgM has translation MVDPIGSKPSVPIDRRIAPVASSAPVSAAQPATQDVAVRADPSTLRALAQPLAATPPVDADRVAKVRKAIQDGNFPLLPTTVADRLLALKMQWAPHGGSDDAS, from the coding sequence ATGGTGGATCCGATCGGGTCCAAGCCCAGCGTACCGATCGACCGGCGCATCGCACCGGTCGCATCGAGCGCGCCCGTGTCTGCAGCCCAGCCGGCGACGCAGGACGTGGCGGTGCGCGCCGATCCCTCGACTTTGCGTGCGCTGGCGCAGCCCCTCGCGGCGACGCCGCCGGTCGACGCCGATCGCGTCGCCAAGGTCCGCAAGGCAATCCAGGACGGCAATTTCCCGCTGCTGCCCACGACGGTCGCCGACCGGCTGCTGGCGCTGAAGATGCAGTGGGCGCCGCATGGAGGCAGCGATGACGCGTCGTGA
- a CDS encoding flagella basal body P-ring formation protein FlgA has product MIRPLLFAILLAPLPAVAQTIRFQDTTAIDVAVAAFTGHAVGEEGGARAAVDKRLKLAACPLPKLDWRGSYQDSVVVTCDAPAWRIYVPVMTPPRPRPVVAAAAPIAPAPKAEPVIRRGDAVTLEVGAPGFSITRDGVAMGDAPAGGRVAIKVDSAKPPVQAVAVEAGRATLPGWAQ; this is encoded by the coding sequence ATGATCCGTCCGCTGCTTTTCGCCATCCTCCTCGCGCCGCTGCCTGCGGTTGCGCAGACGATCCGCTTCCAGGATACCACGGCGATCGACGTCGCCGTCGCCGCCTTCACCGGCCACGCCGTCGGCGAGGAAGGCGGCGCCCGTGCCGCCGTCGACAAGCGCCTCAAGCTCGCCGCCTGTCCGCTGCCCAAGCTCGACTGGCGCGGCAGTTACCAGGACTCGGTGGTCGTCACCTGCGACGCACCGGCGTGGCGCATCTACGTGCCGGTGATGACGCCGCCGCGTCCGCGGCCGGTGGTCGCCGCCGCCGCGCCGATCGCACCTGCGCCCAAGGCCGAGCCGGTGATCCGCCGCGGCGACGCGGTGACGCTGGAGGTCGGCGCGCCCGGCTTCTCGATTACCCGCGACGGCGTCGCGATGGGCGATGCGCCCGCGGGCGGGAGGGTCGCGATCAAGGTCGATTCCGCCAAGCCGCCGGTGCAGGCGGTCGCGGTCGAAGCCGGCCGGGCGACGCTGCCCGGCTGGGCCCAATAA
- a CDS encoding flagellar motor protein MotB, with the protein MSDLTIDDPFEEGARRPLWLITLADLMLLLVGFFVFLQANRALDGRAIAEGLRQGFDAERVAPMPVDASVIAGFAPGSAALPSNDAIAWAREAARDPRTTLRVIGGTDGTPGDVDRATGSAAILAADRARAAAALLARAVPADRIAIETRPGAGRAVQLQIGFAGDPQ; encoded by the coding sequence ATGAGCGACCTCACCATCGACGATCCGTTCGAGGAAGGCGCGCGCCGGCCGCTGTGGCTGATCACGCTCGCCGATCTCATGCTGCTGCTGGTCGGCTTCTTCGTTTTCCTCCAGGCGAATCGCGCGCTCGATGGCCGCGCCATCGCCGAGGGGCTGCGCCAAGGCTTCGATGCCGAGCGCGTCGCGCCGATGCCGGTCGATGCCAGCGTGATCGCCGGGTTCGCGCCCGGCTCGGCAGCATTGCCTTCCAATGACGCGATCGCCTGGGCGCGCGAGGCCGCGCGCGACCCGCGCACTACGCTGCGGGTGATCGGCGGTACCGACGGCACCCCTGGCGACGTCGACCGCGCAACCGGCAGCGCCGCGATTCTCGCCGCCGACCGTGCTCGCGCCGCCGCCGCGCTGCTCGCCCGCGCAGTGCCGGCCGACCGCATCGCCATCGAGACCCGCCCCGGCGCCGGCCGCGCCGTCCAGCTCCAGATCGGTTTCGCAGGAGACCCGCAATGA
- a CDS encoding motility protein A, translating to MLHSLPSLGSFADPAALAIVGGGTLLALVLRTPGRDLFRGFAALGVLWRKPFQADALLTQIDALSRISARHGVVRLDRTVIADPDIAAAVGRIVDGAGGEEISALLDQRRVARAERHRAAIDLWSAAAEIFPAMGMVGTLIGLVRMFAGMTDPATIGGSMAVAVLATLYGALAANLIAMPIAARLKRLARAELIERARLVQPLAALAERERPRVRRDAA from the coding sequence ATGCTGCATTCACTTCCCTCCCTCGGTAGCTTTGCCGATCCCGCCGCGTTGGCGATCGTCGGCGGCGGCACGCTGCTCGCCCTCGTGCTGCGCACCCCCGGTCGCGACCTGTTCCGTGGGTTCGCCGCGCTCGGCGTGCTGTGGCGCAAGCCCTTTCAGGCGGACGCGCTGCTGACGCAGATCGACGCCCTGTCTCGCATCTCGGCACGGCACGGCGTGGTCCGGCTCGACCGTACCGTCATCGCCGATCCGGACATTGCCGCAGCCGTCGGCCGCATCGTCGATGGTGCGGGCGGCGAGGAGATCTCGGCATTGCTCGACCAGCGCCGCGTCGCGCGTGCCGAGCGGCATCGCGCCGCGATCGACCTATGGTCGGCGGCGGCCGAGATCTTCCCGGCGATGGGCATGGTCGGCACGCTGATCGGACTGGTCAGGATGTTCGCCGGCATGACCGATCCCGCCACCATCGGCGGATCGATGGCGGTGGCGGTGCTGGCGACGCTCTACGGCGCGCTCGCAGCCAACCTGATCGCCATGCCGATCGCGGCGCGCCTCAAGCGTCTCGCCCGCGCCGAGCTGATCGAGCGCGCACGCCTGGTGCAACCCCTCGCCGCGCTCGCCGAGCGCGAGCGCCCGCGCGTCAGGAGGGATGCGGCATGA
- the flgB gene encoding flagellar basal body rod protein FlgB yields the protein MSNDSLFGVHGAALEVRSQRMGVLASNIANASTPGYQAKDIDFAEALRSAESGHVDTGIAAATKYRTPLQMSMDGNTVELATEQTAFAENAIAYQTTLSFLNGRIGQITRALKGE from the coding sequence ATGAGCAACGACAGCCTGTTCGGCGTCCATGGCGCGGCGCTCGAAGTGCGCTCGCAGCGCATGGGCGTGCTCGCGTCGAACATCGCGAACGCCTCGACCCCCGGCTACCAGGCCAAGGACATCGACTTCGCCGAGGCGCTGCGCTCGGCGGAGAGCGGGCATGTCGACACGGGCATCGCCGCGGCGACCAAGTACCGCACCCCGCTGCAGATGAGCATGGACGGCAACACCGTCGAGCTCGCCACCGAGCAGACCGCCTTCGCCGAGAACGCGATCGCCTATCAGACGACGCTGTCGTTTCTCAACGGCCGCATCGGCCAGATCACCCGCGCGCTGAAGGGCGAATGA
- the flgC gene encoding flagellar basal body rod protein FlgC has translation MADNPMSIFQVAGRAMSAQLVRMNTTASNLANAGGVASTPDAAYRTMKPVFRTQFDQASGMATVNVEQVVTAGEAPTKRYDPGNPMADRDGNVWENAVDETRELVDMLEAARTYQNNVEVMQTAKSLIVDTLKLGR, from the coding sequence ATGGCCGACAATCCGATGTCCATCTTCCAGGTCGCCGGCCGCGCGATGAGCGCGCAGCTGGTGCGGATGAACACCACGGCGTCCAACCTCGCCAACGCCGGCGGCGTCGCCTCGACGCCGGATGCGGCCTATCGGACGATGAAGCCGGTGTTCCGCACCCAGTTCGACCAGGCGAGCGGCATGGCGACGGTCAACGTCGAGCAGGTCGTCACCGCCGGCGAGGCGCCGACCAAGCGCTACGACCCCGGCAATCCGATGGCCGACCGGGACGGCAACGTCTGGGAGAACGCCGTCGATGAGACGCGCGAGCTGGTCGACATGCTCGAGGCTGCGCGCACCTACCAGAACAATGTCGAGGTCATGCAGACCGCCAAGTCGCTGATCGTCGATACCCTCAAGCTGGGACGCTGA
- a CDS encoding flagellar hook assembly protein FlgD, giving the protein MASSFDSTLDALGIPRTNSGTPVQPASSANTTLGQADFLKLMTAQMQNQDPFNPVDNTQMVAQMAQFSSLAGITEMSTTLKSIADKLNATSASDAMAYVGKTVLTEGSVAYPRTAGGFAGQVELDGDTTGVIVTIADKDGKVLKSVDLGAQKKGTVDFDWDGSTDTGGEAGDGPFTITATARNGTTKVDSRTLVWAPVASVSIPSTGEPVLSVAGIGQVPVSAVRQVG; this is encoded by the coding sequence ATGGCCTCTTCCTTCGATTCCACGCTCGACGCGCTCGGCATACCGCGCACCAACTCGGGCACGCCGGTCCAGCCCGCCTCGTCGGCGAACACGACGCTCGGCCAGGCCGATTTCCTGAAGCTGATGACCGCGCAGATGCAGAACCAGGACCCGTTCAACCCGGTCGACAACACCCAGATGGTCGCGCAGATGGCGCAATTCTCCAGCCTGGCCGGCATCACCGAGATGTCGACCACGCTGAAGTCGATCGCCGACAAGCTCAATGCGACCTCCGCCAGCGACGCGATGGCCTATGTCGGCAAGACGGTGCTGACCGAAGGATCGGTCGCTTATCCGCGGACCGCGGGTGGCTTCGCCGGCCAGGTCGAGCTCGACGGCGACACGACCGGCGTCATCGTCACCATCGCCGACAAGGACGGCAAGGTCCTGAAGTCCGTCGACCTCGGCGCCCAGAAGAAGGGCACCGTCGACTTCGACTGGGACGGCAGCACCGACACCGGCGGCGAAGCCGGCGACGGCCCGTTCACCATCACCGCCACCGCCCGCAACGGCACCACCAAGGTCGACAGCCGCACCCTGGTGTGGGCGCCCGTCGCCTCGGTCTCGATCCCGTCGACCGGCGAGCCGGTGCTGTCGGTGGCCGGCATCGGCCAGGTCCCAGTCTCTGCCGTCCGCCAGGTCGGCTGA
- a CDS encoding flagellar hook protein FlgE, with amino-acid sequence MSFYTSLSGLKGSQTEMSTISHNLANVSTNGFKKSRTEFADVIASSVSVNPNQMVGSGSVVKAIRQEFSQGGLVQSESSLDLAVSGDGFFVVKPDLEGSKVNYTRNGGFMVDPDRYVVDANGGHLQVYPVDGSGTVVATGAGATTSLRVPAFSGTPKATGAVSQSLNLSGNASVPSSNPVFTTANPYAFDRFNPATYNNSTQTTVYDTDGNAMTMTSYFVRETAPAVVPPATVAPLGPSTWKVYTFVGDQQLDADAGTAGANPITLSFDVNGALTAPTGATTFGEFTPTGAAKPQTISLDFGSATTQLAQPFDLVAQSQDGAAVGKLEGLSVDENGMVRATFSNGDSQALGMVALANFSNPSGLRQLGNSYWSPTGLSGDPRMGQPGADGFGALMSGAIERSNVDITEELVNLIAAQRNFQANAKALDASSQISQSIFNIRS; translated from the coding sequence ATGTCCTTCTACACGTCGCTCAGCGGGCTCAAGGGTTCGCAGACCGAGATGTCGACCATCTCGCACAACCTCGCCAACGTCTCGACCAACGGCTTCAAGAAGAGCCGCACCGAGTTTGCCGACGTCATCGCGTCGAGCGTGTCGGTGAACCCGAACCAGATGGTCGGCTCTGGTTCGGTGGTGAAGGCGATCCGCCAGGAATTCAGCCAGGGCGGACTCGTCCAGTCTGAATCCTCGCTCGACCTCGCGGTCTCGGGCGACGGCTTCTTCGTGGTCAAGCCCGACCTCGAGGGCAGCAAGGTCAACTACACCCGCAACGGCGGCTTCATGGTCGATCCCGACCGCTACGTCGTCGATGCGAACGGCGGACATCTCCAGGTCTATCCGGTCGACGGCTCGGGCACTGTGGTCGCCACCGGCGCCGGCGCGACGACGAGCCTGCGGGTCCCCGCCTTCAGCGGTACGCCCAAGGCCACCGGCGCGGTCAGCCAGTCGCTCAACCTGTCGGGCAATGCGTCGGTGCCGTCGTCGAATCCGGTGTTCACCACCGCCAACCCCTATGCCTTCGACCGCTTCAACCCGGCGACCTACAATAATTCGACCCAGACCACGGTGTACGACACCGACGGCAACGCGATGACGATGACCAGCTATTTCGTCCGCGAAACCGCCCCTGCGGTGGTGCCGCCGGCGACGGTCGCGCCTTTGGGGCCGAGCACCTGGAAGGTCTACACCTTCGTCGGCGACCAGCAGCTCGATGCTGATGCCGGCACCGCGGGCGCCAATCCGATCACGCTGAGCTTCGACGTCAACGGCGCGCTGACCGCGCCGACCGGCGCCACCACCTTCGGCGAGTTCACCCCGACCGGGGCGGCCAAGCCGCAGACGATCTCGCTCGACTTCGGCAGCGCCACCACCCAGCTCGCCCAGCCGTTCGACCTGGTCGCACAGAGCCAGGACGGCGCCGCGGTCGGCAAGCTCGAGGGGCTCAGCGTCGACGAGAACGGCATGGTCCGCGCCACCTTCTCGAACGGCGACAGCCAGGCACTCGGCATGGTCGCGCTGGCCAATTTCTCCAATCCTTCGGGCCTGCGCCAGCTCGGTAACAGCTATTGGTCGCCGACCGGCCTGTCGGGCGATCCGCGCATGGGCCAGCCCGGCGCGGACGGCTTCGGCGCGCTGATGTCGGGCGCGATCGAGCGCTCGAACGTCGACATCACTGAGGAGCTGGTCAACCTGATCGCGGCCCAGCGCAATTTCCAGGCGAATGCGAAGGCGCTCGATGCGTCGAGCCAGATCTCGCAGTCGATCTTCAACATCCGTTCGTAA
- the flgF gene encoding flagellar basal-body rod protein FlgF, whose translation MDRMVYTALSGLKGQMAAQAAIANNIANASTTGYRADRVAFEAMMLKGGGGLESRAPSGEEVRDADRSGGAIQDTGNPLDVAVTGTAWIAVQAPDGSEAYTRRGDLRIAASGVLETGDGFPVMGSGGPITMPPADKVIIGEDGTISIVPLGAEPGQAPQEIDKIRLASAEGSDTVKGLDNLLHVRGGGVLPDDAEARVKSGALEGSNVNLTQALVDMIENQRSYEVQANLLKEAKNLDESSASLMRMPV comes from the coding sequence ATGGACCGGATGGTCTACACCGCATTGTCAGGGCTCAAGGGCCAGATGGCGGCGCAGGCGGCGATCGCGAACAACATCGCGAACGCCTCGACCACCGGCTATCGCGCCGACCGCGTCGCCTTCGAGGCGATGATGCTGAAGGGCGGCGGCGGGCTCGAATCGCGCGCGCCCTCCGGCGAGGAAGTGCGCGACGCCGACCGTAGCGGCGGCGCCATCCAGGACACCGGCAACCCGCTGGACGTCGCCGTCACCGGCACCGCCTGGATCGCGGTGCAGGCCCCCGACGGCAGCGAAGCCTACACCCGGCGCGGCGATCTGCGGATCGCGGCCTCGGGCGTGCTGGAGACCGGCGACGGTTTCCCGGTGATGGGGTCGGGGGGCCCCATCACCATGCCGCCCGCCGACAAGGTGATCATCGGCGAGGACGGCACGATCTCGATCGTGCCGCTCGGCGCCGAACCCGGCCAGGCGCCGCAGGAGATCGACAAGATCAGGCTCGCCAGCGCCGAGGGTTCCGACACCGTCAAGGGCCTCGACAACCTGCTCCATGTGCGCGGCGGCGGCGTGCTGCCCGACGATGCCGAGGCGCGGGTCAAGTCGGGCGCGCTCGAGGGATCGAACGTCAACCTGACGCAGGCGCTGGTCGACATGATCGAGAACCAGCGCAGCTACGAAGTGCAGGCCAACCTGCTCAAGGAAGCCAAGAATCTCGACGAAAGCTCCGCATCGCTGATGCGGATGCCGGTCTGA
- the flgG gene encoding flagellar basal-body rod protein FlgG yields MSSAALHIARTGLDAQDTRMRVISNNLANVNTTGFKKDRAAFETLAYQVVTAPGAASTQETRYATGLNLGTGVRIQGTARIDTQGSMQTTGNSLDLALDGDGYFQVQMPGGTLAYTRAGNFTRSPEGLLVTSEGYQVMPGITIPEGTTNITIGTDGTVSATVPGQTEASQLGQIQVASFPNSAGLQASGDNYVVETAASGPVNLGIAGQDGRGKVRQGMLEGSNVNVVEELVDMIETQRAYEVNSKMISATDDMLKYVNQNI; encoded by the coding sequence ATGTCGTCCGCCGCTCTCCATATCGCCCGCACCGGGCTCGACGCGCAGGACACCCGGATGCGGGTGATCTCGAACAACCTCGCCAACGTCAACACGACGGGGTTCAAGAAGGATCGCGCCGCGTTCGAGACGCTGGCCTATCAGGTCGTCACCGCCCCCGGCGCCGCCAGCACGCAGGAGACGCGCTACGCGACGGGGCTCAACCTCGGCACCGGCGTGCGCATCCAGGGTACGGCGCGGATCGATACCCAGGGGTCGATGCAAACCACGGGCAACAGCCTCGATCTCGCGCTCGACGGCGACGGCTATTTCCAGGTGCAGATGCCGGGCGGCACGCTCGCCTATACTCGCGCCGGCAACTTCACGCGCTCGCCCGAAGGGCTGCTGGTGACCAGCGAGGGCTATCAGGTGATGCCGGGAATCACTATCCCCGAGGGCACCACCAACATCACCATCGGCACCGATGGCACCGTCTCCGCGACCGTGCCAGGCCAGACCGAGGCGAGCCAGCTCGGCCAGATCCAGGTCGCCAGCTTCCCCAATTCGGCGGGGCTGCAGGCGAGCGGCGACAACTATGTCGTCGAGACCGCCGCCTCCGGCCCGGTCAACCTCGGCATCGCCGGCCAGGACGGCCGCGGCAAGGTCCGCCAGGGGATGCTCGAGGGCTCCAACGTCAACGTCGTCGAGGAGCTGGTCGACATGATCGAGACCCAGCGCGCCTATGAGGTCAACTCGAAGATGATCTCGGCGACCGACGACATGCTCAAATACGTCAACCAGAACATCTGA
- a CDS encoding flagellar basal body L-ring protein FlgH encodes MRSSLILGAFATMLAPASADAGIFGGKKKVAPPPEYQATPPQPIRPPEPANGAIFQPTRGYAGLYEGARARSVGDPLTIVLVERTSASKSAGSKLDSGGGFGLTGPSTGALHLFDPTDASASGKRNFNGTGTADQSNALSGEITVTVAEVLPNGTMVVQGQKTVTLNRGDEFVQIRGLVRPADVDVNNRVLSTRVADARIAYTGRGDVARASRQGWLSRFFQVISPF; translated from the coding sequence ATGCGCTCTTCCCTCATCCTCGGCGCCTTCGCCACCATGCTCGCGCCGGCGTCCGCCGACGCTGGCATCTTCGGCGGCAAGAAGAAGGTCGCGCCGCCGCCCGAATACCAGGCGACCCCGCCGCAGCCGATCCGACCGCCGGAGCCGGCCAACGGCGCGATCTTCCAGCCGACCCGCGGCTATGCCGGGCTCTACGAGGGCGCGCGCGCGCGGTCGGTCGGCGATCCGCTGACGATCGTGCTGGTCGAGCGCACCTCGGCATCGAAATCGGCCGGCTCCAAGCTCGATTCGGGCGGCGGCTTCGGCCTGACCGGCCCGAGCACCGGGGCGCTCCATCTGTTCGATCCGACCGACGCCAGCGCCAGCGGCAAGCGCAACTTCAACGGCACCGGCACCGCCGACCAGTCGAACGCGCTGTCGGGCGAGATCACCGTGACGGTGGCCGAGGTGCTGCCCAATGGCACGATGGTCGTCCAGGGCCAGAAGACGGTGACGCTCAACCGCGGCGACGAGTTCGTCCAGATCCGCGGCCTGGTCCGTCCCGCCGATGTCGACGTCAACAACCGTGTGCTATCGACCCGCGTCGCCGACGCCCGCATCGCCTACACCGGCCGCGGCGACGTCGCCCGCGCCAGCCGCCAGGGGTGGCTGAGCCGCTTCTTCCAGGTCATCAGCCCGTTCTGA